In Streptomyces sp. P3, one DNA window encodes the following:
- a CDS encoding TnsA-like heteromeric transposase endonuclease subunit: MSLRRTNGKIDEDLIWSTSGVDVFEPSIPWRTFRWRNGQKHYSGTHWSSTMRDHVVYESRLELTRLLYADFDQNVTAVFAQPFLLTTTVDGRKRRHVPDYLVLREKDVPLVVDVKPRHLLTRPKVNFALAWAREVVLSRGWDFEVWSEPPEGELANLRFLAGYRRDWLFDEDLLTEIRQADLHGATLSEAFHAFPRHPDWKVRAAVLRLLWSQHFVTDLTEVLSRRHVLGQGPATVVGSGRRDLPHPIDASELDGGDDEPAYRIRGSRSGGHVNGAAVRVGVGTRLKYDGEVVVVEEMFGSAAGNELLVRDAADRRFRLSLRVALSSGRATVIATGPGPEADEDGETASVLFALLSEEELAEVRERAAHVNEVLTGFRSGSEKAPEPGEPRAQYAATVPKLQRYETKATEVGVSVRTIKRWVRAFLLDREAGLVHGGPDRGSGDMGRLGRADERWVEMALEIMAEHGQESESKPTRAKVIRAVGPRLEARYGKGEVKLPTRATAYRWLEELERRLPTFRLSTKRNRDIASRPPGAYGKLRPTRPGEYLLMDTTRLDVFAMDPITLKWVQAELTVAMDWYDRCVTGIRVTPVSTQSIDVAAVLFQTYRPRPPGKGWPSWAVWPDHGIPRTVFVERKALEKDAKEDREDVEAKGVAGPALVPETIVVDHGKPYISEHITSVCQRLGLSIQPARLRTGRDKGPLERFFKTLREGLLESLPGYKGPDVFSRGERPEDAAFFFLHELEAIIREWVACTYHHRPHRGLLDANVPGQRLSPAMMFEHGIARAGYVEVPRDPALGFEFLKTEWKPLHHYGVEIRKCRYNGPGLDGYRGESSEYTGVKAKGMWPIQVDPDNINYIYFRRPDTRRWHALEWEHAPALKFPISEGAIELARKVAGEKSPFPDDETAVAELLERWHLGLGLTLPERRLALRQAREQSAFDLPETVWDDVRALPSVARILAAGDDDDDAEEPQAGEAEPYEGPVPSDDDEDDELDGPDDDGDFYDDALEDA; this comes from the coding sequence ATGAGTCTCCGTCGTACGAACGGAAAGATCGACGAGGACCTGATCTGGTCGACGTCGGGAGTCGATGTCTTCGAGCCCTCCATCCCGTGGCGTACGTTCCGCTGGCGCAACGGGCAGAAGCACTACTCCGGCACGCACTGGTCTTCCACCATGCGGGACCACGTCGTCTACGAGTCCCGCCTTGAGCTGACACGCCTGCTCTACGCCGACTTCGACCAGAACGTGACGGCCGTCTTCGCCCAGCCGTTCCTCCTCACCACCACCGTGGACGGGCGGAAACGTCGCCACGTCCCGGACTACCTCGTACTGCGCGAGAAGGACGTTCCACTGGTCGTGGACGTCAAACCGCGGCACTTGCTCACCCGACCGAAGGTGAACTTCGCGCTCGCCTGGGCCCGCGAGGTCGTCCTGTCACGCGGCTGGGACTTCGAAGTATGGTCCGAGCCGCCCGAGGGCGAGTTGGCCAACCTGCGCTTCCTCGCGGGCTATCGCCGAGACTGGCTCTTCGACGAAGACCTGCTCACGGAGATACGGCAGGCGGATCTACACGGGGCGACCCTGAGCGAGGCGTTTCACGCCTTCCCTCGACACCCCGACTGGAAGGTACGGGCCGCCGTCCTGCGGCTGTTGTGGAGCCAGCACTTCGTGACCGACCTGACGGAGGTCTTGTCCCGGCGGCACGTCCTGGGCCAGGGGCCGGCCACGGTGGTCGGCTCCGGTCGACGCGACCTCCCTCATCCCATCGACGCGTCCGAGCTCGACGGCGGTGACGACGAACCGGCCTATCGAATACGGGGATCTCGTTCGGGAGGACATGTGAACGGAGCCGCGGTACGTGTCGGGGTGGGCACGAGGCTGAAGTACGACGGCGAAGTCGTCGTGGTGGAAGAGATGTTCGGCTCGGCCGCGGGCAACGAGCTCCTGGTCCGCGATGCGGCCGACCGCAGGTTCCGGCTGTCCTTGAGAGTGGCGCTCTCCTCGGGCCGGGCCACGGTCATCGCGACCGGGCCGGGGCCGGAGGCCGACGAGGACGGCGAGACGGCCTCGGTGCTGTTCGCTCTGCTCAGCGAGGAGGAGCTGGCCGAGGTCAGGGAACGGGCCGCGCATGTCAACGAGGTTCTGACCGGCTTTCGTTCGGGCAGTGAGAAGGCGCCGGAGCCGGGCGAACCGCGGGCGCAGTACGCGGCCACAGTGCCCAAACTGCAGCGCTACGAAACGAAAGCCACCGAGGTGGGCGTGAGCGTGAGAACCATCAAGCGATGGGTGCGCGCCTTCCTGCTTGACCGCGAGGCCGGGCTGGTGCACGGCGGCCCGGATCGCGGAAGCGGGGACATGGGCAGGCTCGGCCGGGCCGATGAGCGGTGGGTGGAGATGGCCCTGGAGATCATGGCCGAGCACGGGCAGGAGTCGGAGTCAAAACCGACCCGCGCGAAGGTGATCCGCGCCGTCGGCCCGCGACTGGAGGCCCGCTACGGCAAGGGCGAGGTGAAGCTGCCGACCCGGGCGACCGCGTACCGATGGCTGGAGGAGCTGGAGCGGCGGCTGCCGACGTTCCGCCTCAGCACGAAACGCAACCGGGACATCGCCTCCCGGCCGCCGGGCGCGTACGGAAAGCTGCGGCCGACCAGGCCGGGCGAGTACCTGCTGATGGACACCACACGCCTGGACGTCTTCGCGATGGACCCGATCACGCTGAAGTGGGTGCAGGCCGAGCTGACCGTCGCGATGGACTGGTACGACCGGTGCGTAACGGGGATCCGGGTGACGCCGGTGTCCACGCAGTCCATCGACGTCGCGGCGGTGCTGTTCCAGACCTATCGTCCCCGGCCGCCGGGCAAGGGCTGGCCGTCGTGGGCGGTCTGGCCCGATCACGGCATCCCCCGCACGGTCTTCGTGGAGCGCAAGGCGCTCGAAAAGGACGCCAAGGAAGACCGGGAGGACGTCGAGGCGAAGGGGGTCGCGGGCCCGGCGCTGGTTCCCGAGACCATCGTGGTCGACCACGGCAAGCCGTACATCAGCGAGCACATCACCTCGGTGTGCCAGCGTCTGGGGCTGTCGATCCAGCCGGCTCGCCTGCGAACGGGCCGCGACAAAGGTCCGCTCGAGCGATTCTTCAAGACCCTGCGCGAGGGGCTGCTGGAGTCGCTGCCCGGGTATAAGGGGCCGGATGTGTTCTCGCGGGGCGAGCGGCCGGAGGACGCGGCGTTCTTCTTCCTCCACGAGTTGGAGGCGATCATCCGTGAGTGGGTGGCCTGCACGTATCACCACCGGCCGCATAGGGGGCTCCTCGACGCGAACGTGCCGGGCCAGCGGCTGTCACCGGCGATGATGTTCGAGCACGGGATTGCCCGGGCCGGGTACGTCGAGGTGCCACGCGACCCCGCGCTCGGCTTCGAGTTCCTCAAGACCGAGTGGAAGCCGCTGCACCACTACGGTGTCGAGATCCGCAAGTGCCGCTACAACGGCCCCGGGCTGGACGGCTACCGGGGCGAGAGCAGCGAGTACACCGGGGTCAAGGCCAAGGGCATGTGGCCCATCCAGGTCGACCCGGACAACATCAACTACATCTACTTCCGGCGCCCGGACACCCGCCGCTGGCACGCCCTGGAGTGGGAGCACGCGCCGGCGTTGAAGTTCCCGATCAGCGAGGGAGCCATCGAACTCGCCCGGAAGGTGGCGGGCGAGAAGTCGCCCTTCCCCGACGACGAGACCGCGGTGGCCGAGCTCCTGGAACGGTGGCACCTGGGCCTGGGGCTGACGTTGCCGGAGCGGCGGCTTGCCCTGCGCCAGGCCCGTGAACAGTCCGCCTTCGACCTGCCGGAGACCGTGTGGGACGACGTACGCGCGCTGCCGTCCGTCGCCCGGATCCTGGCCGCCGGCGACGACGACGATGACGCGGAGGAGCCCCAGGCGGGCGAGGCCGAGCCGTATGAGGGCCCGGTGCCCAGCGACGACGACGAGGACGACGAACTCGACGGCCCCGATGACGACGGGGACTTCTACGACGATGCCCTGGAGGACGCATGA